In Primulina eburnea isolate SZY01 chromosome 3, ASM2296580v1, whole genome shotgun sequence, one DNA window encodes the following:
- the LOC140827343 gene encoding uncharacterized protein, with amino-acid sequence MLMYTPELQLKLVICQLKDRAQLWWETTEEALKESGERVTWDVFCAQFAREYSPPSYCSAKEAEFNRLAQGNMTVVEYASQFSALLAYVPHVASSDRNKLSHFMQGLNRTICTLVVAGAPVNYADAVEKAKNVEASLLLTDPQSVQSGFPQSFGGNVPMPVGAPLYRPLLSYQPSQSYQQPKQQNFKAKGKQFKKQTRSSSSSSGSQRESSVGSPVGVFCDRCGGKNFSTQCTGVHGSCNICGQVVHYARACPNAVRQQFQQLQFGQDFRGPATRPFVPTQSFQQSSYPQPRGLVQLRFPGPQQARVHALTQDQVQDALGGDIVDTVSVSTPVGVCLMSHEKILNFVIRFDDNIMITNLIKLDMSDFDCILGMDTLSNYRATVDCFHGVVRFRLYYGSKWNFYGSDSQSRIPLVSAMEMFRILSTRNEGFMIYAVDTTQGKRFEVSDIPVVKEFLDVFFDEIPGFPPQREIDFSIELVSGTNPISRAPYRLAPAELKELKEQLQDLLEKGYIRPSMSPWGAPLQDTSVYSKIDLRSGYHQLRVREEDVPMTAFRTRYGHYEFLTLKEKLTTAPVLALPSGSGGYVVCSDASLNGLGCVLMQNGRVIAYASRQLKPHETRYPPDLNMRQRRWMELLKDFDCEIQYQPGRMNLVADALSRKVQNAMLTSLTISKVHEHLGTQDGLIRSVETTL; translated from the exons ATGTTGATGTACACCCCTGAATTGCAGCTTAAGTTGGTCATTTGTCAATTAAAAGACCGAGCCCAGTTATGGTGGGAAACTACCGAGGAAGCTTTGAAAGAGTCAGGTGAAAGAGTTACTTGGGATGTGTTTTGTGCACAGTTTGCTCGAGAGTATTCACCACCTTCGTATTGTTCGGCCAAGGAAGCTGAATTTAATAGATTGGCTCAAGGTAACATGACTGTAGTGGAATATGCCTCTCAATTCTCAGCGCTTCTTGCATATGTCCCTCATGTTGCTAGCAGTGATCGGAACAAGCTATCGCATTTTATGCAAGGATTGAATCGAACCATTTGCACTTTAGTAGTAGCTGGAGCACCTGTTAATTATGCCGATGCTGTTGAGAAAGCCAAGAATGTGGAGGCAAGTTTACTTTTGACAGACCCACAGTCAGTTCAATCAGGTTTTCCTCAGAGTTTCGGGGGCAATGTGCCGATGCCAGTTGGTGCACCACTATACCGACCTTTATTGTCGTATCAGCCTTCGCAGTCTTATCAGCAACCAAAGCAGCAAAACTTTAAGGCCAAAGGAAAACAGTTCAAGAAACAGACTCGTAGTAGTTCTTCTAGTTCCGGCAGTCAGCGTGAAAGTTCAGTTGGGTCACCAGTTGGAGTATTTTGTGATCGTTGTGGTGGTAAGAATTTCAGCACTCAGTGTACGGGAGTTCATGGATCTTGTAATATCTGTGGGCAAGTTGTACATTATGCTAGGGCATGTCCGAATGCAGTAAGACAACAATTTCAGCAACTTCAGTTTGGTCAGGATTTTAGAGGACCAGCAACTAGACCTTTTGTTCCGACTCAGTCTTTTCAGCAGTCTAGCTATCCTCAGCCTAGAGGTTTGGTTCAGCTGCGTTTCCCAGGGCCACAGCAAGCTCGAGTTCATGCTTTAACACAGGATCAAGTTCAAGATGCACTGGGCGGAGATATTGTAG ATACTGTGTCAGTCTCTACTCCTGTCGGTGTATGTTTGATGTCTCATGAGAAAATTCTGAATTTTGTGATTAGATTCGATgataatattatgataactaatctcATCAAGCTAGATATGTCTGACTTCGACTGTATTCTGGGAATGGATACTCTGTCTAATTATcgagctaccgttgattgtttccatggaGTCGTCAGATTCAGACTGTATTATGGCAGTAAATGGAATTTTTACGGTAGTGATTCACAATCACGTATTCCATTAGTGTCAGCAATGGAAATGTTTAGAATCTTGTCGACAAGAAATGAAGGATTCATGATCTATGCAGTTGATACAACACAGGGAAAAAGATTTGAAGTTTCTGATATTCCTGTTGTCAAGGAATTCCTTGATGTATTTTTCGATGAAATTCCTGGATTTCCACCCCAGAGGGAAATCGATTTTAGCATTGAGTTGGTGTCCGGGACAAatcctatttcgagagcaccATACCGTTTGGCTCCAgcggaattgaaagaactgaaagagcaATTACAGGACTTATTGGAAAAAGGCTATATTAGACCAAGTatgtcaccttggggagctccg ttgcaggatACGTCAGTGTATTCAAAGATCGATCTTCGTTCTGGCTaccatcagcttcgagttcgagaggaagatgttccgATGACAGCATTTAGAACgcgttatgggcattatgaatttcta ACTTTGAAGGAAAAGTTGACAACAGCTCCAGTGCTAGCTTTGCCATCAGGCTCAGGTGGATATGTTGTTTGTTCAGATGCATCTCTAAATGGACTTGGATGTGTTCTAATGCAAAATGGGCGAGTGAttgcatatgcttctcgtcagttgaagccGCATGAGACCCGATATCCA CCTgacttgaacatgagacaacgtcgatGGATGGAATtacttaaagactttgattgtgagattcagtatcAACCAGGTCGAATGAATCTTGTTGCAGATGCTCTCAGCAGGAAAGTTCAGAATGCTATGCTGACATCTTTGACTATCTCTAAAGTTCACGAGCACTTGGGAACTCAGGATGGACTTATCAGATCAGTGGAGACTACTTTATAG
- the LOC140827342 gene encoding uncharacterized protein produces the protein MGWAYLLLLGLTVVATREDNHLDSRPEFLHSLRMRHIMLQIMSLQLNSMPLSSILSISTPLGKVMRSVEMISGCEFCYEVNVIELDCIVLEISDFDCVVGIDMLTRYKATVDCFQKVVMFRPDMTDHWTFYDIPIVSEFSDVFPDEIPLFPPVREIEFNIELMPGYYRRFIEGFSQIVRPITQLTQKNASFIWSQACGASFVELKQRLTSAPILTIPSGVRGFTLHTDASHQGLGCVLMQHGHVVAYASRQLKPHESKYPVHDLELVAVGRWLDLLKDYDCKMKYYPSKFNAAADALSRKVFNMSLITSSVSDLVEECCLSGLDFVVDTQPVKVFMIQAGPELFVKIREAQRLDQSIQKSVELVRSGHRSEFQVNNEGMLFVNDRIVVPNISELRIQILRNAHCSKFSVQPGSKKMYNDSLPHVEFSYNNSYQMSIVMLPFEALYDRKCRSLLHWDDLSEAPIVGPDMIRDMTEKVKLIQSRMLAAQDRQAKYANIRTRPLIFEKGDRVFLKISPFRGTVRFGKKGKLSPRFIGPYENLERVADLAYRLALPPTLSGVHDVFHVSMLRKYHLDHSHVIPPDEVELDQTLSYIERPIQILDRKDKQL, from the exons ATGGGCTGGGCTTACTTATTGTTATTGGGCCTCACAGTGGTAGCCACAAGGGAGGACAACcacctagacagcaggcccgagtttTTGCACTCACTGAGGATGAGGCACATAATGCTCCAGataatgtcattgcag TTGAATTCTATGCCATTATCGTCTATATTATCTATTTCTACTCCATTGGGCAAAGTGATGAGGTCAGTTGAAATGATAAGTGGTTGTGAATTTTGTTATGAGGTTAATGTCATTGAACTTGATTGTATTGTATTGGAgatatctgattttgactgcGTAGTTGGCATTGACATGTTGACAAGATACaaggccactgtagattgttttcagAAGGTAGTTATGTTTAGGCCTGATATGACAGATCACTGGACgttctatg ATATTCCAattgttagtgaattttcagatgtatttccagatgaAATTCCATTATTTCCTCCAGTCCGAGAGATTGAGTtcaacattgagttgatgccag GATATTATCGtagatttattgaaggattctCACAGATTGTGAGGCCAATTACCCagctgacacaaaagaatgcatcATTTATTTGGTCGCAAGCATGTGGTGCTAGTTTTGTTGAACTTAAGCAGAGATTGACTAGTGCTCCAATTCTGACTATTCCATCAGGTGTAAGAGGATTTACATTGCACACTGATGCTTCACATCAAGGACTGGGTTGTGTATTAATGCAGCATGGCCATGTGGTTGCCTATGCTTcacgacagttgaagccacatgagtctAAATACCCAGTGCATGACTTGGAACTAGTAGCAGTG ggTCGTTGGTTAGatttgttgaaagactatgattgcaaAATGAAATATTATCCAAGCAAGTTtaatgcagcagccgatgctTTGAGTAGAAAAGTATTCAATATGTCCTTGATCACTAGCAGTGTATCTGATCTAGTAGAAGAATGTTGTCTTTCTGGTTTGGATTTTGTGGTAGATACTCAACCTGTAAAAGTATTTATGATTCAGGCAGGGCCAGAGTTGTTTGTCAAAATTAGAGAGGCCCAAAGGTTAGATCAAAGCATtcaaaaatcagttgaactcgtcagatcaggacatcgatcagaatttCAGGTCAATAATGAGGGTATGTTGTTTGTGAATGATCGTATTGTAGTTCCTAATATTTCAGAATTGAGGATACAGATTTTGCGTAATGCTCATTGCAGTAAGTTCAGTGTACAACCTGGAAgtaaaaagatgtacaat GATTCGTTACCACATGTCGAGTTTTCTtataacaacagttatcaaATGAGCATTGTAATGTTACCATTTGAAGCACTATATGACAGGAAGTGTCGATCTCTTTTGCATTGGGACGATTTATCTGAAGCGCCAATTGTAGGACCTGATATGataagagatatgacagagaaggtgaaattgattcagagtcGTATGCTAGCTGCTCAGGATAGGCAGGCTAAGTATGCAAATATCAGGACACGACCGTTGATTTttgagaaaggtgacagagtttttctgaaaatatctCCTTTCCGTGGTACAgttagatttggaaagaaaggtaaATTATCACCAAGATTCATAGGTCCGTATGAGAATTTGGAACGTGTTGCTGATTTGGCTTATAGATTAGCTCTTCCTCCTACTTTATCAGGtgttcatgatgtttttcatgtgtccatgttgaggaaatatcatCTAGATCATTCTCATGTGATTCCACCTGACGAGgttgagttagatcagactttgagttatATTGAGAGACCGATTCAAATTCTAGACAGAAAAGATAAGCAACTCTGA